The nucleotide sequence GGTCGATGCGCTCGGCCGCGGCGGGAATGCCGGTGTCCTCCAGCAGGCCGATGGCGCGGCGGCGCGCTTCCTTTTCATTGACCGGCAGGTGCGCCTGGATGGTCTCGGTCAGCTGCCGCCCCACCGTGTACAGCGGGTTCAGCGAGGTCAGCGGGTCCTGGAAGATGGCGCCGATCTTGCGGCCGCGGATGTGGCGCATCTTCTCGTAGGGCAGGTTGTCGATGCGCTGGCCTTCCAGCAGCACCTGGCCCGAGGCGATGCGTCCCGGCGGCTCCAGCAGGCCGATGATGGAAGCGCCGGTGAGCGACTTGCCGGCTCCCGACTCGCCGACCATGCCCAGGATCTCCCCGGGCGCGATCTCGAAGGAGATGTCGTCCAGCGCGCGCAGCGTGCCGCGCCGGCTGGGGAACTCGACGACGAGGTTCTTGACTTGCAATAGGCTCATCTTTTTAACGAAGCCTTGGGTTCAGCGCGTCGCGCAGCCAGTCGCCCAGCAGGTTCACGGACAGCGCGATGAGGATGAGCATCAGGCCGGGGAAGATGGTGATCCACCATTCGCCGGAGAACAGGTAGTCGTTGCCCACCCGGATCAGCGTGCCCAGCGAGGGCGAGGTGGGCGGCACGCCCACGCCCAGGAAGGACAGGGTGGCCTCGGTGATGATGGCGGTGGCCACGTGGATGGTGGCCAGCACCAGCACCGGGCCGGTGACGTTGGGCAGCACATGGCGCGCCATGATGCGCAGCGGCGCGACGCCGGTGACGCGCGCGGCCTGCACGTACTCCTTGTTGCGCTCCACCAGGGTGGAACCGCGCACGGTGCGCGCGTACTGCACCCAGCCGGTGAGCGTGATGGACACGATCAGCACGCCGAAAGCCACCGAGTCGTGCGCGTTGGGGAACAGGGCGCGGCCCACCCCGGCGATCAGCAGCGCCACCAGGATGGCCGGGAAGGACAGCATCACGTCGCACAGGCGCATCAGCACGGTGTCGATCCAGCCGCCGCGGAAACCCGCCAGCAGGCCCAGCGCCACGCCGATGACCATGGACAGCAGCACCGAGGTGATGCCCACCACCAGCGAGATGCGCGCGCCGTACATCAGCGCCGAGAGGATGTCCCGGCCCTGGTCGTCCGTGCCCAGCAGGTACTGCGCGCGGCCCTCGGCCTGCCAGGCCGGCGGCAGCCGGGCGTCCGACAGCACCAGGGTGGTCAGGTCGAACGGATTGTGCGGCGCGATCCAGCCGGCGAAGGCCGAGCACACCACGCACACCAGCGCGATGAGCGCCGCCACCACCGCGACCGGCGAGGTGCGGAAGCTGTAGCCGACGTCGCTGTCGAGCCAGCGACCCAGTGTCTTGACCATCGCCCGCTTACCTGCCCACCGTGATCCACTTGAAGTCGAGGTAGTTGTCGCCACGCTGCACGACCTTCACCTTCTTGCTCACGCCCCAGGCCAGCGACTGCTGGTGCAGCGGCAGGTGGCCCACGTCGGCCGTGTGCAGGTCGAAAGCTTCCTTGATCATGGCCTGCCGCTTGGCCTTGTCGCCTTCCGACTGCACGGCGCGGGTGAGCTCGTCGAACTTCGGGTTGCAGTACGCGCCCAGGTTGAACTGGCCGGCGCCCTTGTCGTTCGGGCAGGCCATCAGCGCGTTCATCGCGTTGTGCGCGTCGTAGGTGCTGGGCGTCCAGCCCAGCAGGTAGAAGCTGGTATCGCGGCGCAGGATCTTGGGGAAGTAGGTGCCCTTGGTCTCGGCCGCCAGGTTGATCTTGACACCCACGCGCGCCAGGTTGGCCGCCACGGTCTGGCAGATGCGCGCGTCGTTGACGTAGCGGTCGTTCGGGCAGTTCATGGTGACCTCGAAGCCCTGCGGGTAGCCGGCCTCGGCCAGCAGCTTCTTGGAAGCCTCCGGGTCGAACGGCAGGCGCTTGTTCTGCGCCGGATCGAACCCGTTGATGCCGGGGCCGATCATCAGCGCGGTGGGGGCCGAGGCGCCGCGCATCACGGTGCGCTTGATGCCCTCGATGTCGATGGCCTGGTAGAAGGCCTGGCGCACGCGCTTGTCCTTGAACGGGTTCTTGCCCTTGACGCTGGAGTACAGCAGCTCGTCGCGGCGCTGGTCCATGCCCAGGAAGATGGTGCGCAGCTCGGGCGCGACCAGGGCCTGGGCGCCGGCCGAGGCATTGATGCGCTCGATGTCCTGCACCGGCACCGGCTCCATCACGTCCACCTCGCCGGACAGCAGGGCCGCCACCCGCGTGGCGTCGCTGCCGATGGGGGTGAAGATCACCTCCTGCACGTTGCCCTCGATCTTGTCCCAGTAGGTGCCGTTGCGCACGAACGTGGTGCGCACATTGGGCTGGCGCTCGCGCAGGCGGAAGGGGCCCGTGCCGTTGGCACGGAAGGAGGCCGCGTTCTCGATGCCCTTGCGCCGGTCCACCGGCCGCGTGGCCTGGTTGGTCTCCGCCCACTTCTTGCTCATGATGAACACCTGCGTCAGCACGTCCGGCAGGATGGGGAACGGCGCGGTGGTTTCGATCTCGACCGTGTGGTCGTTGATCTTGCGCACATCCTTCACGTCGTTGGTGTAGCTCTTCATGTCCGAGCCGTCGACCTGGGTGCGCGCCAGGCTGAACAGCACGTCGTCGGCGGTGAAGGGCGTGCCATCGTGGAATTGCACGCCCTTGCGCAGCTCGAAGCGCCAGACGGTGGGCGAGGTCTGCTTCCACGAGGTCGCCAGCGCCGGGGTCACGCTCAGGTCCTTGGCGCGGCCGACCAGGGGCTCGTACACGTTGCTGGTCACGCTCAGCTGCAGCGACTCGTTGAGCGAATGCGGGTCCATCGACAGCGCGTCGCCCTGGTTGGCGATGCGCACCGTCTGCGCGCCGGCGCCCAGGCTGGCGGCCGCCAGGCCCAGGGCGGCCACCCGCAGCAGGTTGAGCTTGAATTTCATCGTGAACTCCTTGTGGAAGAGAAGAGAGAAAGCGGCGCGCGCGGAAGGTCGTTCATGGCGCGGCCGGCGGCAGGGAATGTTCGACCAGGCCGGCATGCAGCGCCGAGCCCAGGGGCAGGATCTCGTCGTTGAAGTCGTAGCGGCTGTTGTGCAGCATGCAGCTGCCCTCGCCGCCCTGGCCGATGCGCAGGTAGGCGCCGGGCTTGGACTGCAGCATGAAGGAGAAGTCCTCCGCGCCCATGCTGGGCTCCATGTCGCGCACCACGTGCTCGGCGCCCACCAGGCCCTCGGCCACGTCGGCGGCGAACATGGCCTCGCGCGTGGCGTTGACGGTGGCCGGGTAGATGCGCTCGTAGTGCACCGTCGCGGTGGCGCCGAAGCCCAGCGCCACGGCGCTGCACAGCTCGGTCAGGCGGCGCTCGACCAGGCTCTGCACCTCGGGGCTGAAGGTGCGCACCGTGCCCACCAGGGTGGCCTTGCCCGGGATCACGCTCATCGCGTGCAGGTCGCCTGCCTGCATGGCGCACAGGCTGATGACGGCGCCGTCGACCGGACGTACGTTGCGCGAGACGATGCTCTGCACCGCCGTGATGATGTGGGCCGCCACCAGGACCGGGTCGACGGCCAGGTAGGCATGCGCGCCGTGGCCGCCGCGGCCCGTGACCTCGATGGTGACGCGGTCGGCCGAGGCCATCATGGGCCCGGGGTTGGTGCCTATCATGCCGGGGCGCAGGCCCGGCCAGTTGTGCATGCCGTACACGGCCTCGACCGGGAAGCGCTCGAACAGGCCGTCGTCGATCATGGCCTTGGCGCCGGCGAAGCCTTCCTCGCCGGGCTGGAAGATGAGCACGGCCGTGCCGTCGAAGTTGCGCGTCTCGGCCAGGTAGCGCGCGGCGCCCACCAGCATGGCGGTGTGGCCGTCGTGGCCGCAGCCGTGCATCATCCCGGCCTTGGTGGAGCGCCACGGGAAATCGTTGTGCTCGGTCATGGTCAGGGCATCCATGTCGGCCCGCAGGCCGATCATGCGCTTGCCGGCGCCGCGTCCGCGGATGACGCCGACCAGGCCGGTCTTGCCGATGTGGGTGTGGACCTCGTCCACGCCGCACAGCCTGAGCGCCTCGCGCACCCGGCCGGAGGTGTAGACCTCCTCGAAGCCCAGCTCGGGGTGGGCGTGCAGGTCGCGCCGCAGCGCCGTCAGCTCCGGGTGGAACTGCGCGATGTGGGCGAAGGCACGGCCGCTGGCCTTGAACCGCGCCGGGGTGGCGGTGGTCAGCATCAGTGCGCCTCGGCCTTGCCCACGCGCAGGCGCGGGTCGACGGCGAAGTACAGCAGGTCGACCACCAGGTTGATCACCACGAAGATCAGCGCGATCAGGCACAGGTAGGCGGCCATCACCGGGATGTCCGCGAAGGTGACGGCCTGGATGAACAGCAGGCCCATGCCGGGCCACTGGAACACCGTCTCGGTGATGATGGCAAAGGCGATCAGCCCGCCCAGCTGCAGGCCGGTGATGGTCATCACCGGCACCAGCGTGTTCTTGAGCGCGTGGCCGAAGTGGATGGCGCGGTTGGACAGGCCGCGCGCGCGCGCGAACTTGATGTAGTCCGTGCGCAGCACCTCCAGCATCTCGGCGCGCACCAGCCGCATGATCAGGGTCAGCTGGAAGATGGCCAGCGTCACGGCCGGCAGGATGATGTGGTGCCAGCCCTTGGCGGTGAGCAGGCCGGTGGACCACCAGCCGATCTGCACCGTCTCGCCGCGGCCGAAGCTGGGGAACCAGCCCAGGGTGACCGCGAACACCAGGATCAGCAGGATGCCGATCAGGAAGGTCGGCAGCGACACGCCCAGCAGCGAGAGCGTCATGAACGCCTGGCTGAGGAAGGTGCCGCGGCGCAGCGCCGAGTACACGCCCATGGGGATGCCGATCAGCAGGGCCAGGCCGGCGGCGATCAGGGCCAGCTCCAGCGTGGCCGGGAAACGCTCGGCGATCAGGCGCGACACCTTGGCCCCCTGGCGCAGGCTCAGGCCGAACTCGCCCTGCGCCGCATTCGCCAGGAAGTGCCAGAACTGCACGATGAAGGGCTTGTCCAGCCCCAGGTCGGCGCGCAACTGGCGTATCTGCTCGGCAGTGGCATCCTGGCCCAGCAGGAAGACCACCGGGTCGCCCACGTACTGGAACAGCAGGAAGGCGATGAAGGCGACCGAGACCATGACGATCACGGCCTGGATCAGGCGGCGCAGGATGAAGGCAAACATTCGAGGGGAGAGGCTCTCGGGCGGACGCGGATGCTAGCAGAGCAAGGGCTGTGCCGGCACTGGTAGAAACGCTGCGGCCCCGTCCCGCAGGACGAGGCCGCAGCGTGGGGCTATCGAGGAAGCAGGCCGCCTCGCAGCGGCCTTGCTCTCACCTCAATTGACCTTGATGAGGCGCCAGTCCAGCCGGTTGTCCGGGCGGTGCACCACCTCGACGCCCTTCTTCATGGCCCAGGGGATGACCTGGTTGTGCAGCGGGATGTGCGACACGTCGTCATTGCTCATCTGCAGCGCCTGGGTCAGCAGGCGGTTGCGCACCAGCAGGTCGGTCTCCACCTTGGCGCGGTCGATCACGGCATCGAGCTTGGGGTTGCTGTAGCGGCCCACGTTGTAGTTGCCGTCGCCGTCGGTGCCGACGGTGCGCACCAGGGACTGCAGGCTGTACATGGCATCGAAGGTCGGCACGCCCCAGCCCAGCATGTAGATGCTGGCCTCGTAGCGCTGGATCATCGGGAAGTAGGTCACCAGCGGCAGGGTGCGCAGCTTGGCGCGCACGCCCACGCGCGACCACATGGCGGTGACGGCCTGGCAGATCTCCTCGTCGTTGATGTAGCGGTTGTTGGGGCAGGCGAAATCGACCTCGAAGCCCTGCGGGTAGCCGGCGTCGGCCAGCAGCTTCTTCGCGGCTTCCACGTTGTAGGGCATGCGCTTGTGGATGGCCTCGCTCCAGCCGTTGACCTGCGGCGCGATCAGCGTGCCGGTGGCCTGGCCCAGGCCGCGCATGGTCACGCGCATCAGGCTGTCGATGTCGATGGCCTGGTAGAGCGCCTGGCGCACGCGCTGGTCCTTCAGCGGGTTCTTGCCCTTCACGTTGGAGCCGGGCAGCTCGTCGCGGTGCTGGTCCATGCCGAAGAACATGGTGCGGCTCTCGACGCCGTCGATCACCTTCAGGCTGGCGTTGCTGCGAAGGCGCCCCAGGTCCTGCGGGCTGGGGTCGAGCACCAGGTCCAGCTCGCCCGACAGCAGGGCGGCGACGCGGGTGGCCTCGGACTTGATCGGCGTGTAGACGATCTCGGTCAGGTTGCCCTCCAGCTTGCCCCACCAGTCCGGGTTGGCGGCCATGACCATGCGCTGGTCGGGCACCCATTGCTTGAGGACGAACGGGCCGGTGCCCATCGCGTTGCGGTTGGCGAAGGTCTCCTGGTTGACGTTGCGGATGTCCTTGGGCTCGACCGAGCTGTTCTTCTCGGCCCAGGCCTTGCTCATCATGCGCAGCTCGGTGAGCTGGTTGAGCAGCACCGGGTTGGGGCGCTTGGTGAAGATGTCGATGGTGTTGGCGTTGACCTTGGCCACGCGGTCGATGCCGGCGGTGTAGGGTGTGAAGTTCGAGGTCTTCATCATGGCCCGCTCGATGGAGTACGCCGCGTCGTCCGCGGTGAACGCGCTGCCGTCGTGGAACTTCACGTTCTGGCGCAGGTTCACGCGCAGCTGCGTCGGCGAGACCTGGGTCCAGGAGGTGGCCAGCACCGGCTCGATCTTGAAGGTGCGGCTGTTGTAGTAGACCAGCGACTCGTAGACGGCGGCATGGATGCCGTTCTGCAGCGCGTTGTTCTGGGAATGGATGTCCCAGGTGGAGATCTCGCCGGCGCTGGCCCAGCGGAAGGTCTTGGCGTGCAGCGGTGCGGCGGCGAACGCGGCGGCGGTGGCGGCGCACAGCAGCGCGAGTTTGAGTTTCATGGAACCCTCTTGGTATGGAAAGACTGCGGACTATGCAACAGCCGCGCCAGGCCAGTCAAAAGGGGTTTCCCGCAAGCGAAAAAAAGCCGCCCGAAGGCGGCTTTCAAGTTTCTTCATTGTGGCCGGCTTGACGCCGGCTTTCAAATTAGAAGCTGTGACGGATACCGAAGTCGAAACCGGTGGAGTTCTCGTTCGCGGTGGTCGTCGAGCCGCCCACAGCGGCGGTCGCGCCGCCGTCGTTGCGCACATAAGCGGCGGTCGTGTACAGGGCCGTCCGCTTGGACAGGTTGTGCACATAGCCCAGCGCGACCTTGCGGCTGCGGGGCTCGGCACCGGCGTCCACGCGGTACTGCGAGTACGACGCGCGGATCTCACCGGCGCCGACCGGCACCAGGGCACCGACCAGGAAGCTATTGCCGTCCACTTCGCCGCCCAGCACGTCGATGGTGTCGCGGTTGAAGTGCGCCATCAGCTTGGCAACACCGAAGTCCCACTGGCCGCCGACGTTGATGGTGCGGATGTCACCACCGGTGGCGGTAGCGGCGTATTCGGTCTGCTGGATCGCCACGGCGACGTTCAGCGGGCCGGCGGCATAGCCGAAGCGAGCACCCAGGCCACGGCCGTCGTCTTCCGTTGCAGCGCCGGTGTCCTGGGGGTTCTCACCCAGCCAGCCCTGGATCTGGCCATAGAAGCCACCGATGTTGGCGGGCAGGAAGTAAGCGAGGCTGTTGGAGGTACGCACGCCGGTCGGGCCGCCGTTGAAGCCGACGACGCCAGCACCGACACCGGCCACGCCGACTTGGGTACCCAGGGTGGTCAGCGTCGTGCCAACACCGTTGGTGCCGAACGGATCGAACACGGTCAGGTTCCAGAAGGTCGGGGCGTAGTCACGGCCCAGGCGGACCTCACCGAAGCCGCCGGACAGGCTGACCGTCGAACGACGGTTGAAGGTCAGGCCACCACCACCGGTGCTGTTCGCAGCGCCGGGCTGGTTGTTCAGGCTGGTCAGGTCGCCGGAACCGTTGTCGTTGTTCATACCGGCTTCCAGCCAGAACGAAGCAGACAGGCCGCCACCCAGGTCCTCAACACCGCGGAAGCCCAGACGCGAGCTGTTGTAGCCCGAGTCCGTCAGCTGGGTACGGTCGGTCAGTTCGCCACGGCCGATCGTCAGCGTGGCGTCCACCACGCCGAACAGCGTCACGGAGGACTGGGCCGAAGCGGCGCCGGCGGCAGCCAGGACGGCCAGGGCGACTAGAGATTTTTTCATGCAGGTTTCTCCAAGGTTAAACATAGGGCTCCGGTGCGGATGGGCTCACGTAATGCAGGCATGTCATGCTCCCGCCGGATCCCCGGGCCAACCTCCTTTTGGGAAGTTGACGCTATTCCACCAGAGTGACTTTTCTTGCGCAAAGTATTTAACCGTTATGTCGACGTTTTGTTGCCACCCGGCAACAAGGAAAACTGTTCAGTAGGCGGCGCGCAACAGGTACTTTTGACTGCAGAGCAGCAATTCCATCTAAAACGGGCCTGATTTGGGCGCTTTAGGCACCGTAAACTGCAAAAGATGGACCAATTGCTGAGCATTGCCGACGGTGCGTTGCGTACCTTGTTCTCCAAACCCCGCGCCGTACGCGCCTGCCCAGTGCTTGCCGGTGACGAGACGCGCCTCACAACTGACGAAATGCGTCACTCCGCCGCATTGATGCGGGTGAACCATGTGGGCGAGGTGTGCGCGCAGGCCCTCTACACCGCCCAGGCACTGGCGGCCCGGGAATCTCGCCTGCGCGAACACTTCCGGCAAGCCGCGCGGGAGGAGACGGACCACCTCGCCTGGACCCGTGACCGCCTGGACGAGATCGGCGGGCGCCCTTCGCTGCTCAATCCCTTGTGGTACGCCGGCGCGTTCGGGCTAGGCCTGCTGGCAGCGCGTTTCGGGGACCGGGTGAGCCTGGGTTTCGTGGTCGAAACCGAACGCCAGGTCGAGGCTCACCTGGAGACCCATCTCGATCGCCTGCCGGCGGGCGACCATGCCTCGCGGGCCATCGTGAGCCAGATGAAGGCGGACGAGGCGTCCCACGCGGCGCAGGCGCTGCAGGCGGGCGCGATCCCGCTGCCGGCGCCTGCCAGGCTGTTGATGAAGGCAGCGGCCAAGGTGATGACCACCACCGCCCACTACGTCTGAGACTCAGACCGGTCTAGGCCTCGAGCACCTCGTAGCTGGTCGTCATCTCCGCCGTCTTGGCGAGCATGGCGCTGGCCGAGCAGTACTTCTCGTGGCTCAGGGCCACGGCGCGCTCCACCGCGCTGGCGGGCAGGCCCTTGCCGGTGACGGTGAAGTGCATGTGGATGCGCGTGAACACCTTGGGGTCGGCAGCCGCGCGCTCGGCCGACAGCTTGACGCTGCAGCCGCGGATGTCGTGCCGGCCACGGCGCAGGATCAGCACCACGTCGTAGGCCGTACAGCCGCCGGTGCCCGCGAGCACGGTCTCCATGGGCCGGGGCGCCAGGTTCTGCCCGCCGTGCTCGGGCTTGGCGGCATCCGGGGCACCATCCATCACCAGCACATGGCCGCTGCCGGTCTCGGCCACGAACCCCATGCCCGAGCGCGTACCCGCCGCGCCCGTCCAACTCACCGTGCATTCCATGAGCGTCCTCGATCAACGGCGCTTGACGCCGATAAATACGGCTAATGCCGCTGTTGCCAGAAGGAGACGTTGTGCTGCGTTGCAGCAAATCCCAGGCTATACTGATTTCGAGCATAACCATTGCGGGTTGTGCACCGATTGTCTCCTCCACCTCTCCTTTGGTGGATTTAGCCCCTGGATCGCAAGGTCTGGGGGCTTTTTTCTGGGTGCCGAGGGCCTGCGGGCCTCGACGCAACGACCCGTTGAGCTGCCCGCTTATCATGCTCCGCCCATGAAAAAGCAGCTCAAGCCCGCGGACTACCTCAAGAAGATCCTGACCGCGCGGGTATACGACGTGGCCATCGAGTCCGCGCTGGAGCCTGCTAAGAATCTCAGCCGGCGGTTGCACAACAAGGTGCTGCTCAAGCGCGAAGACCAGCAACCGGTGTTCAGCTTCAAGCTGCGCGGCGCCTACAACAAGATGGCCCAGCTGCCCCCGCAGG is from Ramlibacter tataouinensis TTB310 and encodes:
- a CDS encoding ABC transporter permease, whose amino-acid sequence is MVKTLGRWLDSDVGYSFRTSPVAVVAALIALVCVVCSAFAGWIAPHNPFDLTTLVLSDARLPPAWQAEGRAQYLLGTDDQGRDILSALMYGARISLVVGITSVLLSMVIGVALGLLAGFRGGWIDTVLMRLCDVMLSFPAILVALLIAGVGRALFPNAHDSVAFGVLIVSITLTGWVQYARTVRGSTLVERNKEYVQAARVTGVAPLRIMARHVLPNVTGPVLVLATIHVATAIITEATLSFLGVGVPPTSPSLGTLIRVGNDYLFSGEWWITIFPGLMLILIALSVNLLGDWLRDALNPRLR
- a CDS encoding ABC transporter substrate-binding protein; this translates as MKFKLNLLRVAALGLAAASLGAGAQTVRIANQGDALSMDPHSLNESLQLSVTSNVYEPLVGRAKDLSVTPALATSWKQTSPTVWRFELRKGVQFHDGTPFTADDVLFSLARTQVDGSDMKSYTNDVKDVRKINDHTVEIETTAPFPILPDVLTQVFIMSKKWAETNQATRPVDRRKGIENAASFRANGTGPFRLRERQPNVRTTFVRNGTYWDKIEGNVQEVIFTPIGSDATRVAALLSGEVDVMEPVPVQDIERINASAGAQALVAPELRTIFLGMDQRRDELLYSSVKGKNPFKDKRVRQAFYQAIDIEGIKRTVMRGASAPTALMIGPGINGFDPAQNKRLPFDPEASKKLLAEAGYPQGFEVTMNCPNDRYVNDARICQTVAANLARVGVKINLAAETKGTYFPKILRRDTSFYLLGWTPSTYDAHNAMNALMACPNDKGAGQFNLGAYCNPKFDELTRAVQSEGDKAKRQAMIKEAFDLHTADVGHLPLHQQSLAWGVSKKVKVVQRGDNYLDFKWITVGR
- a CDS encoding M20 aminoacylase family protein — translated: MLTTATPARFKASGRAFAHIAQFHPELTALRRDLHAHPELGFEEVYTSGRVREALRLCGVDEVHTHIGKTGLVGVIRGRGAGKRMIGLRADMDALTMTEHNDFPWRSTKAGMMHGCGHDGHTAMLVGAARYLAETRNFDGTAVLIFQPGEEGFAGAKAMIDDGLFERFPVEAVYGMHNWPGLRPGMIGTNPGPMMASADRVTIEVTGRGGHGAHAYLAVDPVLVAAHIITAVQSIVSRNVRPVDGAVISLCAMQAGDLHAMSVIPGKATLVGTVRTFSPEVQSLVERRLTELCSAVALGFGATATVHYERIYPATVNATREAMFAADVAEGLVGAEHVVRDMEPSMGAEDFSFMLQSKPGAYLRIGQGGEGSCMLHNSRYDFNDEILPLGSALHAGLVEHSLPPAAP
- a CDS encoding ABC transporter permease, which encodes MFAFILRRLIQAVIVMVSVAFIAFLLFQYVGDPVVFLLGQDATAEQIRQLRADLGLDKPFIVQFWHFLANAAQGEFGLSLRQGAKVSRLIAERFPATLELALIAAGLALLIGIPMGVYSALRRGTFLSQAFMTLSLLGVSLPTFLIGILLILVFAVTLGWFPSFGRGETVQIGWWSTGLLTAKGWHHIILPAVTLAIFQLTLIMRLVRAEMLEVLRTDYIKFARARGLSNRAIHFGHALKNTLVPVMTITGLQLGGLIAFAIITETVFQWPGMGLLFIQAVTFADIPVMAAYLCLIALIFVVINLVVDLLYFAVDPRLRVGKAEAH
- a CDS encoding ABC transporter substrate-binding protein — its product is MKLKLALLCAATAAAFAAAPLHAKTFRWASAGEISTWDIHSQNNALQNGIHAAVYESLVYYNSRTFKIEPVLATSWTQVSPTQLRVNLRQNVKFHDGSAFTADDAAYSIERAMMKTSNFTPYTAGIDRVAKVNANTIDIFTKRPNPVLLNQLTELRMMSKAWAEKNSSVEPKDIRNVNQETFANRNAMGTGPFVLKQWVPDQRMVMAANPDWWGKLEGNLTEIVYTPIKSEATRVAALLSGELDLVLDPSPQDLGRLRSNASLKVIDGVESRTMFFGMDQHRDELPGSNVKGKNPLKDQRVRQALYQAIDIDSLMRVTMRGLGQATGTLIAPQVNGWSEAIHKRMPYNVEAAKKLLADAGYPQGFEVDFACPNNRYINDEEICQAVTAMWSRVGVRAKLRTLPLVTYFPMIQRYEASIYMLGWGVPTFDAMYSLQSLVRTVGTDGDGNYNVGRYSNPKLDAVIDRAKVETDLLVRNRLLTQALQMSNDDVSHIPLHNQVIPWAMKKGVEVVHRPDNRLDWRLIKVN
- a CDS encoding porin; the protein is MKKSLVALAVLAAAGAASAQSSVTLFGVVDATLTIGRGELTDRTQLTDSGYNSSRLGFRGVEDLGGGLSASFWLEAGMNNDNGSGDLTSLNNQPGAANSTGGGGLTFNRRSTVSLSGGFGEVRLGRDYAPTFWNLTVFDPFGTNGVGTTLTTLGTQVGVAGVGAGVVGFNGGPTGVRTSNSLAYFLPANIGGFYGQIQGWLGENPQDTGAATEDDGRGLGARFGYAAGPLNVAVAIQQTEYAATATGGDIRTINVGGQWDFGVAKLMAHFNRDTIDVLGGEVDGNSFLVGALVPVGAGEIRASYSQYRVDAGAEPRSRKVALGYVHNLSKRTALYTTAAYVRNDGGATAAVGGSTTTANENSTGFDFGIRHSF
- the coq7 gene encoding 2-polyprenyl-3-methyl-6-methoxy-1,4-benzoquinone monooxygenase, producing MDQLLSIADGALRTLFSKPRAVRACPVLAGDETRLTTDEMRHSAALMRVNHVGEVCAQALYTAQALAARESRLREHFRQAAREETDHLAWTRDRLDEIGGRPSLLNPLWYAGAFGLGLLAARFGDRVSLGFVVETERQVEAHLETHLDRLPAGDHASRAIVSQMKADEASHAAQALQAGAIPLPAPARLLMKAAAKVMTTTAHYV
- a CDS encoding OsmC family protein; translated protein: MECTVSWTGAAGTRSGMGFVAETGSGHVLVMDGAPDAAKPEHGGQNLAPRPMETVLAGTGGCTAYDVVLILRRGRHDIRGCSVKLSAERAAADPKVFTRIHMHFTVTGKGLPASAVERAVALSHEKYCSASAMLAKTAEMTTSYEVLEA